The genomic segment ACATTTCAAATTTATTACAAAATTATGGAGAAGGTAATATGTGTCTAATACCGTATTCTTCTTCTTTTATGATTCATGTTAAAAAGAAGTGAAATGTGTTAAAATTAACAATTATGATGCGTCATTATGTATGAGAAAAGAGGTGAAATATGTCAAAATTAACAATTGTGATGTACCATTATGTACGAGATTTAAAACATTCTCAATACCCTGAGATAAAGGGTTTATCAGTAGACCTATTTAAAGAGCAATTACAATATTTTTTAAGATACTATAAAATAATTAAAATGGAAGAATTAATTGAAGCTGTCAAATTAAATAAAGAGTTGCCAGATAATTCTTTGCTTCTTACTTTTGATGATGGTTATAAAGATCATTTTGAATTTGTTTTTCCTATATTGGATGAATTGGGTATCCAGGGAAGTTTTTTCCCACCCGCCAAAGCAATCCAGGAACATCATGTATTGGATGTTAATAAAATTCATTTTATTTTGGCTTCTGTTAAAGAAAAAAAGCAAATAATTTTTGACATTTACTCTATGTTAGATAAATTTCGAAAAGAGTATTCTTTAGAAAACAATGAATATTATTTTAGGAAATTGGCTAAGGAAAATAGATTTGATACAAAAGAGGTAATTTTTATAAAAAGAATTCTCCAGAGAGAACTACCAGAAAAGCTCAGAAATATAATTATTAATTCGCTTTTTAATAAGTATGTTTCTAAGGATGAAGGTTCTTTTTCGCGTGAACTGTACATGAATATTGATCAATTAAAATGTATGAAAAGAAAAGGTATGTATATTGGGAGTCATGGTTATGATCATTATTGGTTAAACACATTATCAAAAGAAAAACAAAAAAGAGAAATTGAACTTTCTTTAGATTTTCTTAAAAAACTTGGTTGTGATATTAACGATTGGGTTATGTGTTATCCTTATGGAGCTTATAATGAATCTTTATTGTTTTTACTTAAAGAAAATGGATGTAAACTAGCATTAACAACCCAAGTTGGTATTGCAGATTTAAATAAGGATCACCCTCTTATTCTTCCAAGATTGGATACAAATGATTTACCTAAAGATAGATTTGCTAAACCTAATATATGGACATTAAAAGTTATTAATTTTTAGAATGTACGGCAGGTTTTCAAACTTCTTTACTCTCTTCGGTTGCTTGATCACGCTGTGCTTTCGCTTTACTTCGTTTCGCTCAGGGCAAATAACAGTGACTAAACGGAAAAATCTTCAGCTTAAATTTTTTTCAAATTTTTCTCACTACGTTCGCAAAATTTCGTTTAGACGCAAGCGATAGGCTGTCATTTGACGGCCTATCGAAGTGCCCATATTCCCAGAACACGGCTTGTTCGGCTGGTTGCCAAACGACGCTATCTACCGGTTTCTGGTAGATGCCCAAATGTCCTTTCGTGAATCACTCTAATTTGGAATTTTTGTTTTCTTTAACAGGATGGGCTGTCAGACCTTCTTCAACAATTGAAGATTCCAGAAAAACATCCTGTGTTGGTCAGTTCAAAACAGTTATTATTTCAGAACCCTCTTCAGATTGTTGATGCTGTCAATGAAGTATTAGATTCAGGAGACGAACATGGAATGGGAGTTATTATTCAAAGATTTATTGAATCAGATTATTCAGAAGTTGTTTTTTCTTGTAATCCATTAACGGGAGTAGCTAAACCCGTAATTGAAATATGTCGGGGAAGGGGAGAACAGCTTGTTAGTGAAAAGTAACTCCCTGGATTTATTCTGATAAAGGTTGGGAAAATGGTAAATTGGATGATTTTAATGAAAATATACTGAAAATGATTCGGGAAACTTTCAGAAAAGTAGCGGAAAAATTTGGTTATGATGTTGATATGGAGTGGGCAATTAAGGATAATATTCTTTATTGGCTTCAGGTTCGCCCTGTAACTGGCATTGTTAATAAAAATGAATGTGACCGATTTTCAAAAGAAGTCTTTAAATTGTCAGGAGATTGGTTTTTAATGGATCAATGTGATAAACCATTTGTGCCATTATTTTATTTATTATTTACCTACTCTGGCTAAAAAACTAGAAAGATTGTTAGGTATTATTAAAAATCTGATTGATAATAGAAATACAGAAAATGTAAAAGATGAATTTGACGAAAATCGTTGGTGAAAAGAAGCTTTGAAAATTGGAAAAAATCTCTCTTTTAAAGAGCGGTTTGATTTTTATAGACAGCTTTTGATTTTCCGTAAATTATTAGTCCGGACAGAAAATGATGATTATATTTTGCAAAAAGGGATGACCTAGGTTAGAGCTGTGATAATGGAATTTAGAAGACGTCTTTTTCCTGATAATCCAGAAGATGTATTCTATTTAGAAAAAGAAGAATAAAAAGATTGTTTAATGAGGGGTAATTCTGAAGAGTATCAGACAAGGATTGATAAGAGAAAACAGGAATTTGAGCAGACAAAGAAAATATATTCACCAAATAAAATCTGTGATGGCAAAACTGTGCATGAGAGTTTAAATGATAAAGATTCTAATTTCCTTAAAGGTCAACCGGTATCATCTGGTATTGCAGAATGATATGTTTATGTAGTGAAAAATCCATTAAATCCGGACAGCTTTACTGATATTCCTGAAGGAGTGGTTGTGGTAGCAAGAATGTTAACCTCTGCTTCGGCTGGAAATCTTGTAGCTGCAAAAGCTTTTGTTATAGAAGTTAGGAGCTTTTCTTTCACATGGAGCTATTTTGGCTCGCGAAATGCAAATTCTGGCAATAATTGGGGTAGAGTCAGCCGTTTCTAAACTTTTAACAGGAGATTATGTTGTAGTAGATGCATGCAAAGGACAGGTTTATATAAAATAATAAAATAAATTGTTTAATGATTTATAGTGAAAGAATTGGCCTCTCTTTTTAACCCTTGATGGAACAGAACTTTC from the Anoxybacter fermentans genome contains:
- a CDS encoding polysaccharide deacetylase family protein, encoding MSKLTIVMYHYVRDLKHSQYPEIKGLSVDLFKEQLQYFLRYYKIIKMEELIEAVKLNKELPDNSLLLTFDDGYKDHFEFVFPILDELGIQGSFFPPAKAIQEHHVLDVNKIHFILASVKEKKQIIFDIYSMLDKFRKEYSLENNEYYFRKLAKENRFDTKEVIFIKRILQRELPEKLRNIIINSLFNKYVSKDEGSFSRELYMNIDQLKCMKRKGMYIGSHGYDHYWLNTLSKEKQKREIELSLDFLKKLGCDINDWVMCYPYGAYNESLLFLLKENGCKLALTTQVGIADLNKDHPLILPRLDTNDLPKDRFAKPNIWTLKVINF
- a CDS encoding PEP/pyruvate-binding domain-containing protein; translated protein: MDDFNENILKMIRETFRKVAEKFGYDVDMEWAIKDNILYWLQVRPVTGIVNKNECDRFSKEVFKLSGDWFLMDQCDKPFVPLFYLLFTYSG
- a CDS encoding PEP/pyruvate-binding domain-containing protein yields the protein MLVSSKQLLFQNPLQIVDAVNEVLDSGDEHGMGVIIQRFIESDYSEVVFSCNPLTGVAKPVIEICRGRGEQLVSEK